The following are encoded together in the Clostridium sp. BJN0013 genome:
- a CDS encoding glucoamylase family protein, with amino-acid sequence MLYIIGITIIIFLAIIYKNLNKCSDVDENMVDDIPTLNLGKEELKNYAREISIIPAQVKKRSCKKKLIDSLDKSYKNILDGYNFFNMEIKNRGDIVFCAEWLLDNLYLIKKEYKDIKTNMPGNYYRDLPVITKGAMKGYPRIYYIAKEMLQCSYGTVSEETIETFINAYEENTVLKSCELWALPIMLRIALIQNISNITENIVFMQKERKRAESVAEGIINSGSNVDFEIERFRKKRIKFTSPFTERFIKILRDNFIDSAEIYDWIDEELDKEDSNATRVVNINHQKQAIYQVSMENSINGIREVGALNWKENFERLSYVEQVLRKDPSGMYELMDFNSRDYYRHKVEKLSKKINVPESFIARKAIECAKEASGEVYEKHVGYYLIDKGISCLKKKIKSSGEEYQKVNSEIGNNITVDLYIGTIIFGTIFLDLLINGMNFYTQNLSLWKYLVAFIVFLIPSSEIFISLFNWSINKLVEPRFIPKMEFKQGIPQEFSTIVVIPALINDVDRLKSLINDMEVYYLANEEQNLYFALLGDFKDSFYEEESGDKLIVETALKEMKNLNKKYGNGEKDKFYFLSRYRKYNEKEEKWIGWERKRGKLMEFNSLIRGNDNTSYNVISGDITSLCSAKYIITLDADTKLPKDTAKLLIGAMAHPLNVPYVDKDSKKVLRGHGLMQPRVSVSVLSANKTVYSNIFSGETGIDIYTCAISDVYEDLFDEGIFTGKGIYDVDIFNNILGNEIPENTVLSHDLLEGSYVRAGLVTDIELIDGYPAYYDSSCKRLHRWVRGDWQLLPWLFKKSSLNKLSKWKIVDNLRRSAVSPAVIILIIATLTLFSNSDNLLLIALISLLCPIFFDVSESVVSPVKGISLSGKVSNFKVAIEQFFLILSFLPYQAYLMLDAIIRTLYRVFISKKNLLQWQTAADVEATSKKEFGHYLKSMWIGSAIAVMVGFLGFMNSLETAFLILPFCLVWFFSPWIAFNISADRNNNKDEQISSQDRDLLRKLSRKTWAYFEDFITSETNWLSPDNYQEKPYKGIAYRTSPTNMAMGITSNIVAYDLGYIGISELQYRLHNILLNMESLEKYKGHFYNWYNIKNKTPLYPRYVSTVDSGNLVGYIWLVEESLDEYMGYPLINKNLPLGLKDTLKLAEDEIYKEFKVKQVYKSFIEKLSSDDLNKFGGEGKIDVFLLRSFLYELIKKSMEFDKKSVKLYWNMKVYNMAIKFLEELNNIFPCIGFIDENLQFEDFKHRFNDLAVKVPLEKVPAAVDKLINEFDHQKGNNNVNALKESLLQTKSNIEKIIFEIRTIKNTLSNMGKEHNFSMLYNKKRQLFAIGYDVEKDTQGKNYYDLLASEARQASFVAIAKGEVEQAHWFNLGRAMTSVGGGKGLVSWSGTMFEYLMPLIIMKKFPDTLFSETYEYIVEVQKNYGDKKHVPWGISESAYYDFDINSIYQYKAFGVPGIGLKRGLTNELVVSPYASVMALQVDFKNALDNIKRLIELKAEGIYGFYDAIDYTSERLSKGRKSAIVNCFMIHHQGMSFMSLDNVLMKNILQERFHKIPRVKSVELLLQEKVTKTIIYNREEHSKEAKPLFKEENMVGRKYTTAVTKAPETNIISNGNYYLMMTNSGSGYSKRKDIMVYRWREDVTIDNTGMFFYIKNINSNEYWSATFEPCKYEGEDYEVVFLPDKCEFKRKDGNLRTYTEVTVSQEDEGEVRRISITNSSSHKREVEITSYLEVTLAPYNADLVHPAFGNLFIETEFVQEPMCIIASRRPKSKEERLWLMQTIAVEGKQIGSVQYETSRVNFIGRNRNLTNPRAMDADAQLTKSVGAVIDPIISMRVRVLIEPGKTCKVAYSTITANSREKAIELANKYRNMSNVDRIFQLSWTEAQLEMKYLGIKSNQANMYQKIASKILFINNLFQDKYEYITKIEQGQSALWPYGISGDLPIVLLIIRDEKHMELVRQLISAHEYWSLKGLSVDLVLLNLQGTSYVQLLQDKIRDTVNSRRASKKNIHGGIFIYNNSTMNKKDIEFFMAVSRVVIDAERGELIKHIKDTEQKKVGLYGNTNKRYKKNTSNYSFKISELQYFNDIGGFSKDGKSYFIILKNYSNTPAPWINVISNKKFGFHISENGVSYTWNKNSRENKLTTWSNDPIVDGEAEALYIKDDITEQIWSVSPKPVRDSGEYIIEHGFGFSTFKHEANEILGEMTVFADMEESVKICRVKLKNIGAGKRKLSLTYYAKLVLGVCHEQTAQYIYTGFNSKEEYIYAINPYSECFNKGICYMKILGGRDLSYTSSREEFIGRGGDVSTPKGLKYENFSGKIGVGFDPCFAESIKIELDENSENEILILLGQEDSFEEISRIIKKYSNIENCVKELGKVKDYWEKLFNVIQVTTPDTSMNIMLNGWLMYQVVACRYFARTAFYQSGGAYGFRDQLQDVMAICYLNPDITREHIVYSASRQYLEGDVQHWWHPYVESGIRTRFSDDLLWMPYVVADYIQNTGDYSILDEEVLYLEDEQLKEGEDERYKIANVSDKKGTIYEHCIKAIERSLRFGPHNIPLMGSGDWNDGMSTVGNKGQGESVWLGWFLYSILDRFQSICKFKKDDKHSDEYFKLKEFIRENIERNAWDGSWYRRAYFDNGTPLGSVENDECQIDAISQSWAVISGAAKESRAREAVDALERNLIREDKGVMLLLTPAFDKSSLEPGYIKGYIPGVRENGGQYTHAAIWSVLALAKICHNDRAYKAFSMINPINHTKTYLNCEIYKVEPYVMSADVYAIDSQMGRGGWSWYTGAAGWMYRTGIETILGLKLNENYGFTISPCIPTSWKGYTIKYTRGECIYNIKVERDSKKGIWLDGNMIHNKVVPFLNGGEHEVKVNI; translated from the coding sequence ATGCTTTATATTATAGGTATAACTATAATTATATTCCTTGCAATAATTTATAAAAATTTAAATAAGTGTAGTGATGTGGATGAAAATATGGTAGATGATATTCCTACACTTAATTTAGGTAAGGAAGAATTAAAAAATTATGCTAGAGAAATATCAATTATACCGGCACAAGTTAAGAAAAGAAGCTGTAAGAAAAAATTAATTGATAGTTTAGATAAAAGTTATAAAAATATTTTAGATGGATATAATTTTTTTAACATGGAAATTAAAAACAGAGGGGATATAGTATTTTGTGCTGAATGGCTTTTAGATAATTTGTATTTGATTAAAAAAGAGTATAAAGATATAAAGACCAATATGCCAGGAAATTATTACAGGGATCTTCCTGTAATCACCAAAGGAGCTATGAAAGGATACCCTAGAATATATTACATAGCAAAGGAAATGTTACAGTGCAGTTATGGCACAGTAAGTGAAGAGACTATAGAGACTTTTATAAATGCCTATGAGGAAAATACAGTATTAAAAAGCTGTGAACTCTGGGCATTGCCTATAATGCTTAGAATAGCCTTGATTCAGAATATAAGTAATATAACAGAAAATATAGTGTTTATGCAAAAGGAAAGAAAAAGAGCAGAATCTGTAGCAGAAGGTATTATAAATTCTGGCAGTAATGTAGATTTTGAAATTGAACGGTTCAGAAAAAAGAGAATAAAATTTACTTCACCCTTTACAGAAAGATTTATAAAAATATTAAGAGATAATTTTATAGATAGTGCTGAAATATATGATTGGATAGATGAAGAATTAGACAAAGAAGATAGCAATGCTACAAGAGTGGTAAATATCAACCATCAAAAGCAGGCTATATATCAAGTATCCATGGAAAATTCCATTAATGGAATAAGGGAAGTAGGTGCGTTGAACTGGAAGGAAAATTTTGAACGCTTAAGTTATGTAGAACAGGTGTTAAGGAAAGATCCTTCAGGGATGTATGAACTTATGGACTTTAATTCCAGAGATTACTACAGACATAAAGTAGAGAAATTATCTAAGAAGATAAATGTACCTGAATCCTTCATAGCAAGGAAGGCTATAGAATGTGCAAAGGAAGCATCGGGAGAGGTATATGAAAAGCATGTAGGATATTATCTCATTGACAAAGGTATATCCTGCCTTAAGAAAAAGATAAAATCCAGTGGAGAAGAGTACCAAAAAGTTAATTCTGAAATTGGAAATAATATAACAGTAGATCTCTACATAGGGACTATAATATTTGGTACCATTTTTTTGGATTTATTGATAAATGGGATGAACTTCTATACTCAGAATCTGTCCTTATGGAAATACTTAGTTGCATTTATAGTATTTTTAATACCAAGTAGTGAAATATTTATATCCTTATTTAATTGGAGTATAAATAAACTTGTAGAACCCAGGTTTATACCTAAAATGGAATTTAAACAGGGTATACCGCAGGAATTTAGTACTATAGTTGTAATTCCAGCTCTTATAAACGATGTAGATAGGTTAAAAAGCCTTATAAATGATATGGAGGTATATTATTTAGCTAATGAGGAACAGAATTTGTACTTTGCATTATTGGGGGATTTTAAAGATAGCTTCTATGAAGAGGAAAGCGGAGATAAATTAATAGTAGAAACTGCCTTAAAGGAAATGAAAAATCTCAATAAAAAATATGGCAATGGCGAAAAAGATAAATTTTATTTTTTGAGTAGATATAGAAAATATAATGAAAAAGAAGAAAAATGGATCGGCTGGGAAAGAAAACGGGGAAAGCTTATGGAATTTAATTCCCTTATAAGGGGGAACGACAATACCAGCTATAATGTTATCAGTGGAGATATAACCAGTTTATGCAGTGCAAAATATATAATAACATTAGATGCAGACACCAAACTTCCAAAGGATACGGCTAAATTGCTTATAGGAGCTATGGCCCATCCATTAAATGTTCCTTATGTTGATAAAGACAGTAAAAAGGTATTAAGAGGGCATGGATTAATGCAGCCTAGGGTAAGTGTAAGTGTATTAAGTGCAAATAAAACAGTTTATTCTAATATTTTTTCCGGCGAAACAGGTATAGATATATATACCTGTGCTATTTCCGATGTATATGAAGATTTATTTGATGAAGGTATATTCACAGGAAAAGGTATTTATGATGTGGATATATTCAATAATATTTTAGGAAATGAAATACCTGAAAATACTGTGTTGAGTCATGATTTGCTGGAAGGATCTTATGTAAGGGCAGGGCTGGTAACAGATATAGAACTTATAGATGGATATCCTGCTTATTATGATTCCAGTTGTAAGAGGCTTCATAGATGGGTTAGAGGAGATTGGCAGCTTCTACCATGGCTGTTCAAGAAAAGTTCTTTAAATAAACTATCTAAATGGAAAATAGTAGATAACTTGAGGAGAAGTGCTGTAAGTCCAGCAGTTATAATACTTATTATAGCAACTTTAACTCTATTTTCTAATTCAGATAATTTGCTTTTAATAGCCCTTATTTCACTACTCTGTCCTATATTTTTTGACGTATCAGAGAGTGTTGTTTCTCCTGTAAAAGGTATAAGTCTTTCAGGAAAAGTAAGCAATTTTAAAGTTGCTATAGAACAGTTTTTCCTTATATTGAGTTTTTTGCCTTATCAGGCATATTTAATGTTAGATGCTATAATAAGGACACTCTATAGGGTTTTTATAAGCAAGAAAAATTTGCTTCAATGGCAAACTGCCGCAGATGTGGAAGCAACTTCAAAAAAAGAATTTGGCCATTATTTGAAATCAATGTGGATAGGTAGTGCTATTGCAGTTATGGTGGGTTTTCTGGGATTCATGAATTCTTTAGAGACAGCATTTTTAATATTGCCATTTTGCTTAGTTTGGTTCTTTTCACCATGGATAGCGTTTAATATAAGTGCAGATAGAAATAATAACAAAGATGAACAAATAAGCAGTCAAGATAGGGATTTATTAAGAAAACTCAGCAGAAAAACCTGGGCATATTTTGAAGACTTTATAACCTCAGAAACCAATTGGCTTTCACCGGATAATTATCAGGAAAAACCCTATAAAGGAATAGCCTATAGGACTTCTCCAACTAACATGGCTATGGGTATTACTTCAAATATAGTGGCTTATGACCTGGGATATATAGGCATATCAGAACTGCAGTACAGACTCCATAATATACTTTTAAATATGGAATCCTTAGAAAAGTATAAGGGTCATTTTTATAATTGGTATAATATAAAGAATAAAACTCCTCTTTATCCTAGGTATGTATCTACAGTAGATAGTGGCAATCTAGTAGGATATATATGGCTTGTAGAAGAAAGTTTAGATGAATATATGGGATATCCACTGATAAATAAAAATTTACCTCTAGGTTTAAAGGATACTTTGAAATTAGCAGAAGATGAAATTTATAAAGAATTTAAAGTTAAACAGGTATACAAAAGTTTTATAGAGAAGCTTTCTAGTGATGATTTGAATAAATTTGGAGGAGAAGGTAAAATCGATGTATTCCTATTGAGGTCATTTTTGTATGAATTAATAAAAAAATCTATGGAATTCGATAAAAAATCTGTAAAGTTGTATTGGAATATGAAAGTCTACAATATGGCTATAAAGTTTTTAGAAGAATTAAATAATATTTTCCCCTGCATTGGATTCATAGATGAAAATTTACAATTTGAGGATTTTAAACATAGGTTTAATGATTTAGCAGTTAAAGTACCTTTAGAAAAAGTTCCAGCAGCTGTCGATAAATTAATTAATGAATTTGATCATCAAAAGGGAAATAATAATGTAAATGCTTTGAAAGAGAGTTTGTTACAGACTAAGTCAAATATAGAAAAGATTATATTTGAAATAAGAACTATAAAAAATACTTTATCCAATATGGGAAAAGAACATAATTTCAGTATGCTATATAATAAAAAGAGACAGCTTTTTGCCATAGGATATGATGTGGAAAAAGATACTCAGGGTAAAAATTATTATGATCTGCTTGCATCAGAAGCAAGGCAAGCCAGTTTTGTAGCTATAGCTAAAGGTGAAGTGGAGCAGGCCCACTGGTTTAACCTGGGAAGGGCCATGACTTCTGTAGGCGGAGGTAAAGGATTAGTTTCTTGGTCGGGAACTATGTTTGAATATTTGATGCCTCTTATAATTATGAAAAAATTTCCCGATACTTTGTTTAGTGAAACTTATGAATATATAGTTGAGGTACAAAAAAACTATGGAGATAAAAAACATGTACCCTGGGGTATATCAGAATCCGCATATTATGATTTTGATATAAATTCCATATATCAATATAAGGCTTTTGGAGTTCCGGGCATAGGATTAAAAAGAGGCCTTACTAATGAGTTGGTGGTTTCTCCTTATGCTTCTGTAATGGCACTTCAGGTTGATTTTAAAAATGCACTGGATAATATAAAAAGACTTATAGAACTTAAAGCTGAAGGAATATATGGATTTTATGATGCTATAGACTATACTTCCGAAAGGTTGTCTAAAGGTAGGAAAAGTGCTATAGTAAATTGTTTTATGATACACCATCAGGGAATGAGTTTTATGTCTCTGGATAATGTACTTATGAAAAATATTTTACAAGAAAGGTTTCATAAAATTCCAAGGGTGAAATCTGTGGAACTTCTTCTGCAAGAAAAAGTTACCAAAACTATTATTTATAATAGAGAAGAGCATAGCAAAGAAGCCAAACCTTTATTTAAAGAGGAAAATATGGTGGGGAGAAAATATACTACTGCAGTTACTAAAGCTCCGGAGACAAATATAATTTCAAATGGAAATTATTATTTAATGATGACAAATAGCGGCAGCGGATATAGTAAAAGAAAAGATATTATGGTATATAGATGGCGCGAAGATGTTACCATCGATAATACAGGAATGTTCTTTTATATAAAAAATATAAATTCAAATGAGTATTGGAGTGCTACTTTTGAACCTTGTAAATATGAGGGAGAAGATTATGAAGTTGTATTTCTTCCTGATAAGTGTGAATTTAAAAGAAAGGATGGCAATTTAAGAACCTATACTGAAGTTACCGTATCTCAAGAGGATGAAGGAGAAGTAAGAAGAATTTCAATTACAAATAGCAGTAGTCATAAAAGAGAAGTTGAAATTACCAGCTATTTAGAAGTAACTCTTGCACCCTATAATGCAGATTTAGTTCATCCTGCTTTTGGTAATCTGTTTATAGAAACTGAATTTGTTCAAGAACCAATGTGCATTATTGCAAGCAGAAGGCCTAAATCGAAGGAGGAGAGATTGTGGCTTATGCAAACCATAGCAGTAGAAGGAAAGCAGATAGGCTCTGTTCAATATGAGACCAGCAGAGTTAACTTTATAGGCAGGAATAGAAATCTTACAAATCCCAGAGCTATGGATGCCGATGCACAGTTAACTAAATCTGTAGGTGCAGTAATTGATCCTATAATAAGTATGAGAGTTAGAGTACTTATAGAGCCTGGGAAGACTTGTAAAGTGGCTTATAGCACTATAACTGCAAATTCCAGAGAAAAAGCAATTGAACTTGCCAATAAGTATAGGAATATGTCCAACGTGGATAGAATATTCCAGCTTTCCTGGACAGAAGCTCAATTGGAGATGAAATATTTGGGCATAAAATCAAATCAGGCAAATATGTATCAAAAAATAGCTTCAAAGATTCTATTTATAAATAATTTGTTTCAAGATAAATATGAATATATTACTAAAATAGAACAAGGCCAGTCAGCACTGTGGCCTTATGGAATTTCAGGAGATCTACCTATAGTTCTTCTTATTATAAGAGATGAAAAACATATGGAATTGGTAAGGCAGCTTATAAGTGCACATGAATATTGGAGTTTAAAAGGATTGTCAGTAGATCTGGTTTTGTTGAACCTGCAGGGTACCTCCTATGTACAATTACTTCAGGATAAGATAAGGGATACAGTAAATTCAAGAAGAGCAAGTAAAAAGAATATACATGGAGGAATATTTATATATAACAACAGTACTATGAATAAGAAGGATATAGAATTTTTTATGGCTGTATCCAGAGTTGTAATAGATGCTGAAAGGGGAGAACTAATAAAGCATATTAAAGATACTGAACAGAAAAAAGTAGGGCTTTATGGAAATACAAATAAGAGGTATAAGAAGAATACTTCAAATTATAGTTTTAAAATTTCGGAACTTCAGTACTTTAATGATATAGGGGGATTTTCTAAAGATGGAAAATCATATTTTATAATACTGAAAAATTATAGTAATACCCCTGCTCCCTGGATAAATGTAATCTCAAATAAAAAATTTGGATTCCATATTTCTGAAAATGGAGTGTCTTATACATGGAATAAAAACAGCAGAGAAAATAAACTTACCACATGGTCAAATGATCCAATTGTGGATGGAGAAGCTGAAGCGCTATATATAAAAGATGATATTACAGAACAGATATGGAGTGTATCTCCTAAACCAGTGAGAGATTCGGGAGAATATATAATAGAGCATGGTTTTGGATTTTCTACATTCAAGCATGAGGCTAATGAAATATTGGGGGAAATGACTGTATTTGCAGATATGGAGGAAAGTGTGAAAATCTGTCGGGTGAAACTAAAAAATATTGGAGCAGGTAAGAGAAAACTTTCATTGACTTATTATGCAAAGTTAGTACTGGGAGTTTGCCATGAACAAACAGCTCAGTATATATACACAGGATTCAACAGTAAAGAAGAATATATATATGCTATAAATCCTTATAGTGAATGCTTCAACAAAGGCATATGTTATATGAAGATTTTAGGAGGAAGGGACTTGTCCTATACTTCAAGTAGAGAAGAGTTTATAGGAAGAGGGGGAGACGTATCAACTCCAAAAGGTTTAAAATATGAAAATTTTTCTGGTAAGATAGGAGTCGGGTTTGACCCTTGCTTTGCTGAAAGTATAAAAATAGAGTTAGATGAGAATAGTGAAAATGAGATTTTAATTCTTTTGGGACAGGAAGACAGTTTTGAAGAAATAAGCAGAATTATTAAAAAATACAGTAATATAGAAAACTGTGTTAAAGAATTAGGTAAAGTTAAAGATTATTGGGAAAAACTATTTAATGTTATACAGGTTACTACTCCGGATACTTCTATGAATATTATGTTAAATGGCTGGCTTATGTATCAAGTGGTAGCATGTAGATACTTTGCAAGAACTGCATTTTATCAGTCTGGTGGAGCTTATGGATTTAGAGATCAGCTTCAGGATGTAATGGCTATCTGTTATTTAAATCCTGATATAACAAGAGAGCATATAGTATATAGTGCTTCCAGACAGTATTTAGAGGGAGATGTGCAGCATTGGTGGCATCCTTATGTGGAGAGTGGAATAAGAACTAGGTTTTCAGATGATCTGTTGTGGATGCCTTATGTAGTAGCAGATTATATACAAAATACGGGAGATTACAGTATATTGGATGAAGAAGTTCTATATCTTGAAGATGAACAGTTGAAAGAGGGAGAGGATGAAAGATATAAGATAGCCAATGTTTCTGATAAGAAAGGAACAATTTATGAACACTGTATAAAGGCTATTGAAAGATCTCTAAGATTTGGCCCTCACAATATACCTCTCATGGGATCAGGAGATTGGAATGACGGTATGAGTACCGTGGGAAATAAAGGTCAGGGTGAAAGTGTATGGCTAGGGTGGTTCTTATATAGTATATTGGATAGATTTCAATCCATATGTAAATTTAAGAAAGACGATAAACATTCAGATGAGTATTTTAAGTTAAAAGAATTTATAAGAGAGAATATAGAAAGAAATGCATGGGATGGAAGCTGGTATAGAAGGGCATATTTTGATAATGGGACTCCACTTGGTTCTGTTGAAAATGATGAATGTCAGATTGATGCAATTTCACAATCATGGGCAGTTATATCAGGAGCTGCAAAGGAATCAAGGGCCAGAGAGGCTGTAGATGCTCTGGAAAGAAATCTTATAAGAGAAGATAAAGGAGTTATGTTATTGCTTACTCCAGCTTTTGATAAATCTTCCCTGGAACCTGGATACATTAAAGGATATATACCTGGAGTTAGAGAAAATGGAGGTCAATATACCCATGCCGCTATATGGTCTGTCTTGGCACTTGCTAAGATATGTCACAATGATAGAGCTTATAAAGCTTTTTCCATGATAAATCCTATAAATCATACTAAAACCTATTTGAATTGTGAGATTTATAAGGTAGAACCTTATGTAATGTCAGCAGATGTATATGCAATAGACTCCCAGATGGGAAGGGGGGGCTGGAGCTGGTATACAGGTGCTGCGGGATGGATGTATAGAACTGGCATAGAGACAATTCTGGGATTGAAGCTTAATGAAAATTATGGATTTACAATTTCCCCTTGTATACCAACTAGCTGGAAGGGATATACTATAAAATATACCAGAGGAGAATGTATATATAATATAAAAGTAGAGAGAGATTCCAAAAAAGGAATATGGCTTGATGGAAATATGATTCACAATAAAGTTGTCCCCTTTCTAAATGGAGGAGAACATGAAGTAAAAGTAAATATATAG
- the lysA gene encoding diaminopimelate decarboxylase: MRLIGNMEIKDNVLYIGGISAEKLVKDYKTPLYVIDEKLVRDKCKRYYKAFKAHKNNKVTYAGKAFLNLAMCQIINSEGLYLDVVSEGELYTALKSGFPMKKIYFHGNNKTLEEIEMGIDLEVGRFVVDNLYEMDKINFLAKAKGKIQKILLRVTPGIEAHTHEYIKTGQIDSKFGFTMVNGETMDVVKKAIGLSNIKLTGIHCHIGSQIFETKPYEDEVEIMLDLVRRIKDETGYEVEELDLGGGFGIYYTPEDKPKTVEDFCSIILERAELKSKELNIRLPSLVIEPGRSIIGNAGTTLYTIGAIKEIPGIRKYVSVDGGMVDNIRPALYNAPYECAIANRVEDSNKEKVTIAGKCCESGDILIKDIQLPEIQSGDILAVFTTGAYGYSMASNYNKIPIPAVVLVKDGEAKLISKRQSFDNMIENQIML, translated from the coding sequence GTGAGATTAATAGGTAATATGGAAATTAAAGATAATGTTTTATACATTGGGGGAATAAGTGCGGAAAAATTAGTAAAAGACTATAAAACCCCACTTTATGTAATAGATGAAAAACTAGTTAGAGATAAATGCAAAAGATATTATAAAGCTTTTAAAGCACATAAAAATAATAAAGTCACTTATGCTGGTAAGGCCTTTTTAAATCTAGCTATGTGTCAGATAATAAATAGTGAAGGACTATATTTAGATGTGGTGTCAGAGGGAGAACTTTATACTGCGTTGAAAAGTGGTTTTCCTATGAAAAAAATTTATTTTCATGGAAATAATAAAACATTAGAAGAAATAGAAATGGGAATAGATCTTGAAGTGGGAAGATTTGTAGTAGATAATCTTTATGAAATGGATAAGATAAATTTTCTGGCAAAGGCAAAAGGTAAAATACAGAAGATACTTTTAAGGGTAACTCCTGGAATAGAAGCTCATACCCATGAGTATATAAAAACAGGACAGATAGATTCAAAGTTTGGGTTTACTATGGTAAACGGTGAAACCATGGATGTAGTAAAAAAAGCTATAGGTCTTTCTAATATAAAACTTACAGGTATTCACTGTCATATAGGTTCACAGATATTTGAAACCAAGCCTTATGAAGATGAAGTTGAAATTATGCTGGATCTGGTAAGGAGGATAAAGGATGAAACTGGATATGAAGTAGAAGAGCTGGATCTTGGTGGAGGATTTGGCATATATTACACTCCGGAGGATAAGCCTAAGACCGTGGAAGATTTCTGTAGTATTATACTGGAAAGGGCGGAATTGAAATCAAAGGAATTAAATATAAGATTACCATCCTTAGTAATAGAACCTGGTAGATCTATAATAGGGAATGCAGGAACAACTCTTTATACCATAGGTGCAATAAAGGAAATTCCAGGTATAAGAAAATATGTGTCTGTAGATGGGGGGATGGTAGATAATATAAGACCTGCACTCTATAATGCTCCCTATGAGTGTGCCATAGCAAATAGAGTAGAGGATAGCAATAAAGAAAAGGTGACTATAGCTGGAAAGTGCTGTGAATCAGGAGATATATTGATAAAAGATATACAACTTCCGGAGATTCAGTCAGGAGATATATTGGCTGTATTTACTACGGGAGCTTATGGATATTCTATGGCGAGTAATTACAATAAGATTCCAATTCCAGCAGTAGTTTTAGTAAAAGATGGAGAGGCAAAGTTAATCTCTAAAAGACAGAGTTTTGATAATATGATAGAAAATCAAATAATGTTGTAA
- a CDS encoding aspartate kinase, which translates to MAIIVQKYGGSSVGTPEKIKNVANTVVNKVKAGNSLVVVVSAMGDTTDDLIALARQIADNPDKRELDALLSTGEMMSCALLAMAIKDLGYDAISYTAYQIGIKTSGQYGKSLIDDINADRMKKSLDEGKIIIAAGFQGINDEGDVTTLGRGGSDTTAVAIAVKLNGVCEIYTDVDGIYSVDPRKYKNAKKLDEIDYEEMLELSSLGAQVMHSRSIELAQKYNIPVYVGLSNSNIRGTVIKGVDTMNLESKPVTGLATSDEDIAITVKDIKNDINIISNLFESVAEKKINVDMISQTAPINGKVNVSFTIPKDDMKECLNILKSYFDNNQVDIDEDITKFSVVGIGMKTTSGVVAKMFKLFRENNITVKMITTSEIRITCAIKQEDKMKTISIIAEKFNL; encoded by the coding sequence ATGGCAATTATTGTTCAAAAATATGGAGGAAGTTCTGTAGGCACTCCAGAAAAAATAAAAAATGTAGCAAATACCGTAGTAAATAAAGTAAAGGCCGGAAATAGTCTGGTAGTTGTAGTGTCAGCTATGGGAGATACTACGGATGATTTAATAGCTCTGGCAAGACAAATTGCGGATAATCCGGATAAAAGAGAGCTGGATGCACTTTTATCCACAGGAGAAATGATGTCCTGTGCACTGCTTGCAATGGCTATCAAAGATTTGGGATATGATGCTATAAGTTATACAGCTTATCAAATTGGAATAAAAACCAGTGGTCAATATGGTAAATCTCTTATAGATGATATAAATGCAGATAGAATGAAGAAAAGCTTAGATGAAGGCAAAATTATAATTGCAGCGGGTTTTCAAGGCATAAATGATGAGGGAGATGTAACTACCCTTGGCAGGGGAGGTTCGGATACCACAGCAGTGGCTATAGCTGTAAAATTAAATGGAGTGTGTGAAATATACACTGATGTAGATGGAATATATAGTGTAGATCCTAGAAAATATAAAAATGCTAAAAAATTAGACGAAATAGATTATGAAGAAATGTTGGAGCTTTCAAGTTTAGGGGCTCAGGTTATGCATTCTAGATCTATAGAACTTGCACAAAAATATAATATACCTGTGTATGTAGGGTTAAGCAATAGTAATATAAGAGGAACAGTTATTAAGGGGGTAGATACAATGAATTTAGAAAGTAAACCAGTAACAGGGCTTGCTACCAGTGATGAGGATATTGCAATTACAGTAAAAGATATTAAAAATGATATAAATATTATTTCAAATTTATTTGAAAGTGTAGCAGAGAAAAAGATTAATGTAGATATGATAAGCCAGACTGCACCTATAAATGGTAAGGTTAATGTATCCTTTACCATACCAAAAGATGATATGAAGGAATGTTTAAATATTTTAAAATCTTATTTTGATAATAATCAGGTGGATATAGATGAAGACATAACCAAGTTTTCAGTAGTAGGTATAGGAATGAAAACTACTTCAGGAGTAGTTGCAAAAATGTTTAAGTTGTTTAGAGAAAATAATATAACTGTAAAGATGATAACTACATCGGAAATAAGAATTACCTGTGCTATAAAGCAAGAAGATAAAATGAAAACAATAAGCATCATAGCAGAAAAATTTAATTTATAG